A genomic region of Papaver somniferum cultivar HN1 chromosome 7, ASM357369v1, whole genome shotgun sequence contains the following coding sequences:
- the LOC113295669 gene encoding early endosome antigen 1-like yields MAVADGHQYGFLQQLFLELVKSEYCNHTLYKFFKAKALKLEAKFHQRDDELESAQESIGAKDKEIQELKEKMNEKAQAGTAEEKLRQEVASLRGDFEKPCAEASSSRGERNRQASRIKELVAKIIKEADKWNDRVAQHNKMLADVRKQRDYMISLHNSLSGAHTQYKGVMEWTRQSLHEARKEISRLQAKVTDLGVKLRQARSSHGPDVREYTQRLVRERYDVRAEAHALSKALPAYRVDVARLVDSEKNLEVNMYWLTKGIEKMSNEVNRLHHLDSMKQVELDECQFALKNLQLDYKKISDEYDFLDEARDAVVNEFEIASANVEELERQLGLKNEKLDKAQSELVNQQGRTKYYEGLAGSRDVVAKESTKEVERMSSLLNQSELKINVITHEARRQLAEEACNHFYEMDRQSSFMYNFDLSASSVCFSVLENKRF; encoded by the exons ATGGCCGTAGCTGATGGTCATCAGTATGGTTTCCTTCAGCAACTCTTTCTTGAG TTGGTGAAGAGTGAGTACTGCAATCATACCTTGTACAAATTCTTTAAGGCTAAAGCGCTGAAGCTGGAGGCTAAATTTCATCAGAGGGACGATGAACTTGAGTCTGCTCAAGAGTCTATTGGAGCCAAAGATAAAGAGATTCAGGAGTTGAAAGAAAAGATGAACGAGAAAGCGCAAGCTGGCACTGCCGAAGAAAAGCTTCGTCAGGAAGTAGCTTCTCTTCGTGGAGATTTTGAGAAGCCGTGTGCTGAAGCTTCGTCTTCCAgag GTGAGAGGAATCGCCAAGCTTCCCGGATTAAAGAACTGGTTGCGAAGATCATAAAGGAAGCAGACAAGTGGAATGATCGCGTCGCTCAGCATAATAAGATGTTGGCAGATGTGCGTAAGCAGAGAGATTATATGATATCATTGCATAATTCTCTTTCTGGTGCTCATACTCAGTATAAGGGTGTCATGGAATGGACACGCCAATCCCTCCATGAGGCTAGGAAGGAGATTTCTCGACTGCAGGCGAAGGTGACGGACTTGGGAGTGAAGCTTCGTCAAGCCCGATCATCTCATGGTCCTGACGTCCGGGAATATACACAACGATTAGTTCGGGAGAGATATGATGTTAGAGCAGAGGCACatgctcttagtaaagccttGCCTGCTTATCGTGTCGATGTTGCCCGATTGGTGGATTCGGAAAAAAACCTAGAAGTTAACATGTATTGGCTCACCAAAGGGATAGAGAAAATGAGTAACGAAGTCAATCGTCTTCATCATTTAGATtccatgaagcaggtagagttggaCGAGTGTCAATTTGCTCTCAAAAACCTTCAActggattataagaaaatttccGATGAATACGATTTCCTTGACGAAGCTCGAGACGCTGTAGTTAATGAGTTTGAGATAGCCTCGGCTAATGTAGAAG aGCTCGAGAGACAGCTTGGCCTTAAAAATGAAAAGCTTGACAAGGCTCAATCTGAGCTAGTTAATCAGCAAGGGCGGACAAAGTATTATGAAGGGCTAGCAGGGTCTCGAGACGTCGTAGCGAAGGAATCAACGAAAGAAGTGGAGAGGATGTCGTCTTTGTTGAATCAGTCTGAGCTCAAGATCAACGTTATTACACATGAGGCACGTCGTCAGCTTGCTGAAGAG GCTTGTAATCACTTTTATGAAATGGATCGTCAATCTTCTTTTATGTACAATTTTGATTTATCTGCATCGTCAGTTTGTTTTAGTGTCTTAGAGAATAAAAGATTCTAA